The Streptococcus mitis genomic sequence AAGTTACCCGTGGAACCAGAGAGCAAGTCATTGCTTACCTTGAAAAAAGCGGAGAGCATGAAGAAAAGGCACATACTATTGTAGTACCTATGAAGATTCACGGTGAGCTTAGAGCTGGAAATCAAGGTCACCGAAGTGAATTTGATTACATTCAGAAACAAATAGAGAACGGAGCTACTCCTGAAGAAATTATGGGGAGTAACTTTGAGTTCCGTAAATACTCTAAAATGATTCGTGAACACTTCTTTCAGTATCGACTTTCTCATACTCCAGACGAAAAAGAAATGGCAGTATACTGGCATGTGGGAGAGTCTGGAGATGGAAAATCGCACACGCAAGTTGATTTAAAGAAAAAGCATGGTCGGGATAATGTATATATCTGGACTGACTTTGATAATGGTGGGCTTGACTTATATTGCGCTGAATCTATACTTTTTATGGATGAATTCAAGGGCATGCCATACAAAGAATTTCTTAAGGTGACAGATGTTTACCCTATTCAGCTACACGCCCGTTACACAAATACAATCGCTCTTTGGAATGAAATCCACATCACATCAATTTTCACTCCAAAACAAGCTTATGACTTAATGGTAGCAGAGGGTCAACGAGAAGTTGATAGCTATAAACAGTTACAACGGAGACTTACTGAGGTTATCTTTCATTTTAAAACCAAAGAAAATGATGGTAGCTTCAAGTATAAAACCATTACATTTACACCTGAAGAGTTCGATAGATACAGCAAGGAACAAATTGAAAAATTTGCATACCTATTCGATAAGTTTAATCCAAGTGTATTAAACTATGACTTCGAAAAGGATGCATTTCACAGTTCTATGAACCCAAGCAATAATCGAAGAAAAAATGCTACTACTTCCAAACCATCCAAATCAGAAAGTAATAGCAAATAAGTATTCCGAGATAAGCCAAGGCTAATCTCTACTACCATTATGCCATATTTCGATTATTGTTGCAAAGAAAGAGAGAATAGTATGTCACAAGATTACCATGAAATGAAGCAAATAGAACTCCTGCTTCACACTATCATTGAAATGCTAAAGAATTTGAACAGCGAAAAAAGAAGTTCATGCATCTACACACAAAAAGAGATTTTAGATTTGCTCAGTATTTCCCCTAACACATTAAAGTCATGGGAAAATAGAGGTCTAAAACGTTTAGAACCACCTATTGAGGGTACTAGAACCGTTTACTATCATATTGATACTGTTTTAGAGTTTTTAAGCCACAACTAAAAGTGAAATGTGCTAGAATAGAAGTATCAAAAAAGAAAGTGAGATACTATCTATTTTAGCTTTTTTCAATTCTTCGATTGATTGAGGAGAGCAACTATGAATATAGAAAAAATCACCCATAAAGGCAAAACCGTCCTCAAGAAAGTAAAGGATAATGGCGAGATTAGTTATTCAGTAAAGAGCGTCTATCTAGGCTTAGATATAAAGACTGGAAAACCTGTAAAAACAACTGTAACAGCTAAAACCCTACGATCCTTAGATCGTAAAATTATTCAAGCTAAAATTGATTGGGAAGAAAATGGTTCAACAAGGAAAGAAATTTTTAGCATTGCTACCTTGTCAGATCTAGCTGAAATGTGGTTCTCCAACTACGAAACTTGGGTCAGCTCAGATAACACTCTAAACCGAGTGAGGAACTATCTAGACACCTATATCCTCCCCAAATTCGGACACTATCAACCAGATAAAATCACTTCTTCCGATATACAAAAATGGATTAACGAGCTTGCCCAAAAATCTAAAGAATCTGTCGATGCCGGTAATAAACGAGCTAAAAAAGGAAGCGCAAAAGATTTTGGAGCAATCGCCCATAAATTAAGGGAAATTTTTAATTTTGGCATAACACATTTTGAACTCAAATATAATCCTGTTCAATCTATCAAGATTCCACCAAAACCAAAAAGCAATCAAAAACGCATTATGGTTCTTCATGATGAAGATTTAACTATCTGGCTAAATTTCGTCGATACTTTACCTAATACTAGGGCTAATCGGCGATTTAAAGTTATCTGCGACAGTCTACTTGCTTCAGGAATGAGAATCAATGAGCTATTAGCTTTGACTATATATGACCTTGATTTTGAAAGTTCTGAAATATTAGTCACTAAAACTCTTGTATGGAAAAATGCAAACCCTAAGTTAGGATTAAAAGGAAAGGTTGTTTGTAAAAATACTCCTAAAACTGATTCGGGCAATAGAAAAATAGCTGTTCCGTACCAAATTATTGAGCAACTTCAAAACTTCCATGATGAAATGAATCTTTATTTCAAGAAGAACGGTCTTTCAAAAAGCAAGTTGATTTTCCCAACAATTTACGGAAACTATATGTGCGATAGGAATGAACGTGCTACACTCAAAAGACGATTACAGGAAGTTGATCTACCTGACTATGGTTTTCACTTATTCCGTCATACACACGCTTCTATGATGTTAAATGCTGGTATGAATTGGAAAGAGTTACAGGTTCGCATGGGACATAAGTCTATCAAAACTACTATGGACATATATGCCGAGCTTGCCCCTAAAAATCAAACACAAGCGGTAGATATTTATCTAAATAAAATTGCGGAGCTAACCTCATAAAATTCATGGCAACCTTTTTGGCAACCTCTGACAGTTTTATCCAAATCAATAGCTTATAAACATTGATTTAATAGGGTTTATCACAACTAAAATAGATTTTAAGTATTCCTTACAGAAGTTAAGTAAGCATTCAATACGAATCAATACAGAAGAAAAACGCTGTCCCAAGCGTTTTTTTCTTTTGGTTAATTTCAGTACATTGCAATAAAAATCATTCGAATGACTACATTTTTTGTGAAATAAATTAGAGGCTCCAATATATAGAAGAATACAAAATCCCCTGCAAATCTACATTACAGGGGACTTGTGTGCTATTCTTGAACTTCTTTCTGAGCGGCCTTTCCTTGGTCTAGAAGAGCTTGGACGATTTTCTCATCGCGTAGTTTGACAGAATCGTTGATCATTTCTGCGGACTTGACGATGGTTGTTTCTAGTTGGGCACGTTTCTGACGTCCCAACTCAATAGCAGCGACGATACCTTGGTTTTGAGCGACCAGACTTTCAGCCAGTTTGGTAACCGATTCGACAGCAACTGTCGGGCTTTGGGCAATTCTCTCCATCTGAGGAATCACTTCCTTGCTGGTTTCAGCTAGCATCTGAAGGGCAGCATTGTTGGCATTGACAATAGCATCTGCCACGACACCCGATTTCATTGATTGTTGCAAAATACCAAGTTGGGCAATCGAAAGCTTCATTGTTGGAATAGTATTGCGACGAAGCATGCCCAATTTTTGGCGCATATCAGATGACACCTTCACAAGATTACGCATCTGAGGTGTTGTTGCCCAGGCAACATAGAGACGGCTGACATACTCAGTATGTTGTTGTTCGAGGGTATTAACCACTTCTGCCATGCGGGCCAATTCTTGTGATTTGGTTTGGTATTCTACCGTACTTGTATCGAGTTGGTCAACTTGGGCTTTCAGTTCGGCAGCGCGATTACCAGCTTCTGTCTGGCTGGCTTCGATAAAGGAAATCACTCCCACTAGATTTTCAATAGACTTGGTATTGTCCTCAATCAACATCTCAGCAGAGACGATATTTCGAGCTAAGACATCTTCTTGCTTGACCACTGCGGCAGCCATACCATCGAGCTTTTGCTCCACTGTTTTTGAGTCAAAGTAAAATTCTTGTAGGGTATTCTTGCTCTTGTTAAACAAGCGTTGCAAAAAGTTTGGCTTTTCTTCTAACTCAGCAATTTCAGCGTTCTTGTATTTGACGACAAAGCCTTGCAACTCACGGTTGGTATTCTTGAGAAGATCATCTACTTGGGGAATTTGTAGTTTCTTTTGTTCTGACAAGATACGATTTACTGTATTGTTCACACCTTCTACAGCAGATTGTCCAAAATCCAAAAGGGCATTTTGATTGGTGACAAACTGGTCTACTAACTGAGGCACGCGCGCCTTGATTCCTTCTTGCTGCTCAGGGCTCAACTTTTCAAGGAAGGTCAAGGTCTTGTCTGAGCCAGTATTGGTCTCGATGATTTGGGTTGTTATATCCACCTTAGCTACCGTATTATTGGCAATCTGGTCAATATCAAAATTAAATTCTGTCATGGTTACTCCTTTATTTCTAACCTATTCTTTGCGATCTTTTTCTAGGATACGCAGACTGATATCAAAATCACGCATATCTGTTTCATTGAGTTCTCTCAACACCTGGTCCAGTTCAAGGTCAAATTGTTCGATAGCTGCTTTAGCTTGCTCTAAGCGTTCTTCTGCCCGATTATAGTTTTTAGGATTGGCCTTAATCTTTAGATAGCCTTCTAAAATCGTTTGGAACTTCTCCATCTTCAAACTATGAATGGCAGTCAATTCTTCCTTATCACCCTCAGCCGAGGTAGCAATCTTGTCTAAAATAGCCTGATGATCAATAGCAATATTAGCCAAGGTCTGGGACAATTCTGGAGCTAATTCCTCTGGCTCCGCATTTTCAAGATCCACCTGACTTTCCCTATCCAAACGTTCTAGCTGAACATCAATAGTTGCCCTTACTGTACGAACCTTTTTATCAATACGATTATAGACATCATCATCGATATAGGACTTGAGACGATCCGCCTCCTGATGGATTTCCCGCAGTTCGATTAATACTTGATTGGCCAGACTCTTATAGGACTCTGAACCTTTTTCTACCAAGATTCTCTCTAACTGCTGAATATCTTTGTCCGCCTGACGAATTCGAGCTTTTAAAAGCTCAATCCGATCGTCGAGCGAAGCATCCTGTAAAAGAGGATAGCGCCAACGTTTATAGAGACGATAACCACCATAGCCTAGCAGGACACAAGCCGCAAGTGGGAGAGCATATTGAACCAAAAGGCCCAATAAGAACAAGAAGCCCCAAAAATAGAGACAGCCTTTCCAAAAACCATTACCTGATTTCATAAACATTCCTTATTTTCAATTTATAAGTCTATTTTAGCACAAAAGACAAAAATGAGGGCGGAAATCCCCTAGAAAAGAGTTGATTTCTTTGCTGTAGAATGGAACTTGGTAGCGCGTGTGCTAATTTCAGTGAAGCGGACTCAAACCACAAACACACTCTGATGAATATCAAAACAAAAGCTTGAAATATCGGAGGGGTTGTGTTAGAATGAAAGCATAAAGGGAAAATAATGCTTCTAGCATATATAACTAAAAAACCCCACCGTGCCACCGATGGGGTTTTTTGCTACCCTCTAAAAGGGTGCTACGTCTCTTTATCCATAGCTTGAAAAGCTCAGATAGTACGTTAACAAGTAACGGAGCTAGAAAAAGGGAAAGTAACTCTAGCATACATAACACCTCCCTTCATTAAACTGAGGAGGCTAAAATATTATATCATCAATATCGCGTCATTCTTGGAATAGATAGACCTAGATACACCAATAACCTTACTAGCAAATCTCTAAACAAACCCAGAGATCAACATTTTAAGACAAAGCAAAAAGCCCACTGTTGTAGGCTTTCTGTAAGATATATCTTAAAATTAAAGCATTTTGTTGTAGAATTCAACGACAAGTGCTTCGTTGATTTCTGGGTTGATTTCGTCGCGTTCTGGCAAGCGAGTCAATGAACCTTCCAATTTTTCAGCGTCGAATGATACGAATGCTGGACG encodes the following:
- a CDS encoding coiled-coil domain-containing protein, whose product is MKSGNGFWKGCLYFWGFLFLLGLLVQYALPLAACVLLGYGGYRLYKRWRYPLLQDASLDDRIELLKARIRQADKDIQQLERILVEKGSESYKSLANQVLIELREIHQEADRLKSYIDDDVYNRIDKKVRTVRATIDVQLERLDRESQVDLENAEPEELAPELSQTLANIAIDHQAILDKIATSAEGDKEELTAIHSLKMEKFQTILEGYLKIKANPKNYNRAEERLEQAKAAIEQFDLELDQVLRELNETDMRDFDISLRILEKDRKE
- a CDS encoding toxic anion resistance protein, producing the protein MTEFNFDIDQIANNTVAKVDITTQIIETNTGSDKTLTFLEKLSPEQQEGIKARVPQLVDQFVTNQNALLDFGQSAVEGVNNTVNRILSEQKKLQIPQVDDLLKNTNRELQGFVVKYKNAEIAELEEKPNFLQRLFNKSKNTLQEFYFDSKTVEQKLDGMAAAVVKQEDVLARNIVSAEMLIEDNTKSIENLVGVISFIEASQTEAGNRAAELKAQVDQLDTSTVEYQTKSQELARMAEVVNTLEQQHTEYVSRLYVAWATTPQMRNLVKVSSDMRQKLGMLRRNTIPTMKLSIAQLGILQQSMKSGVVADAIVNANNAALQMLAETSKEVIPQMERIAQSPTVAVESVTKLAESLVAQNQGIVAAIELGRQKRAQLETTIVKSAEMINDSVKLRDEKIVQALLDQGKAAQKEVQE
- a CDS encoding tyrosine-type recombinase/integrase produces the protein MNIEKITHKGKTVLKKVKDNGEISYSVKSVYLGLDIKTGKPVKTTVTAKTLRSLDRKIIQAKIDWEENGSTRKEIFSIATLSDLAEMWFSNYETWVSSDNTLNRVRNYLDTYILPKFGHYQPDKITSSDIQKWINELAQKSKESVDAGNKRAKKGSAKDFGAIAHKLREIFNFGITHFELKYNPVQSIKIPPKPKSNQKRIMVLHDEDLTIWLNFVDTLPNTRANRRFKVICDSLLASGMRINELLALTIYDLDFESSEILVTKTLVWKNANPKLGLKGKVVCKNTPKTDSGNRKIAVPYQIIEQLQNFHDEMNLYFKKNGLSKSKLIFPTIYGNYMCDRNERATLKRRLQEVDLPDYGFHLFRHTHASMMLNAGMNWKELQVRMGHKSIKTTMDIYAELAPKNQTQAVDIYLNKIAELTS
- a CDS encoding MerR family transcriptional regulator gives rise to the protein MSQDYHEMKQIELLLHTIIEMLKNLNSEKRSSCIYTQKEILDLLSISPNTLKSWENRGLKRLEPPIEGTRTVYYHIDTVLEFLSHN
- a CDS encoding replication protein RepA — encoded protein: MTNYKVSSDFRARSFCCVLNNVDKLFDKKSDFFDSDTYNEKTKKRIQEFRKSLPDTDEPLNPEEIVYFLMERWIARNENVVCAVNYEIGDNGTHHCHMVLEDKQAFRFSALQKLYPTIHIEVTRGTREQVIAYLEKSGEHEEKAHTIVVPMKIHGELRAGNQGHRSEFDYIQKQIENGATPEEIMGSNFEFRKYSKMIREHFFQYRLSHTPDEKEMAVYWHVGESGDGKSHTQVDLKKKHGRDNVYIWTDFDNGGLDLYCAESILFMDEFKGMPYKEFLKVTDVYPIQLHARYTNTIALWNEIHITSIFTPKQAYDLMVAEGQREVDSYKQLQRRLTEVIFHFKTKENDGSFKYKTITFTPEEFDRYSKEQIEKFAYLFDKFNPSVLNYDFEKDAFHSSMNPSNNRRKNATTSKPSKSESNSK